From the genome of Oncorhynchus gorbuscha isolate QuinsamMale2020 ecotype Even-year linkage group LG18, OgorEven_v1.0, whole genome shotgun sequence:
actagacattTCACAGGACAGCGTGTTCCATTTCCCACCAATAtcaggctcctgagtggtgcagcgctGTAAGGCATTGCATCagagtgcaagaggcgtcactacagaccctggtttgatcctgggctgtatcacaaccagctgtgaccGGCACTCCCATAGGGCGCCGTACAATCGCCCCAGAGTcatttggctggggtaggccatcattgtaaatagggTTTGGCtgtggtaggccatcattgtaaataataatttgttcttaactgacttgcctggttaaataaaaaaatatccagcaacttcatacAGTCATTGAAGAgtagacaacattccacaggccaaaataaacagcctgatcaactctatgtgatgGAGaggtgttgcgctgcatgaggcaaatggtggtcacaccagctactgactagttttctgatccatgcccctacctttttcttaaggtatctgtgaccaacagatgcatatctgtattccaagtcatgtgacatccatacattagggcctaatgaatttattttaattgactgaattctttatatgaactgtactcagtaaaatctttgaaattgttgcatgttgagtgtatatatttgttcagtataataaatAAATCCACACATAAAAAAAGCTCAAATACTCACTCAAATTAATCTATTTTGTCGACATATCTGTATGTTTTATCTAAttattcaaactttcattaatgTTATTAATTGTATTTCTTTATCCCATATGGAAATTGAGGGGGTGTCAAACGTCCATGGCTGGTATCGAACACACCATTGGTTGATCAATATCATGCCTTGACTGCATGACACCAAAGCAATTCTGAAGTTTAATACATCCACAGAGCAATTTCAGCTCATTTTTATTTATTGGTAAATTAATTCATCATTGACTTCTGTTGATTTACTACAAATAGTCGAATCATGCCATATTTGGACTAGAATTAACAAGTTTGGAATGTTGTTATAAAAATTGAACAAAACAAAATTATTTAATTTTACCAAAAAATAGCAATCCGTTGAAATCGCACTGTGAATGTATTGGCTATGGTCCGTGAAATGTTCACACAAATATTGGCAAACGTAGCTCTAATTGCAGGACTTTAACTGTGTTGAAATCAAGTCATTATTCAGCCTATTGTGTTTAATGACCATTCATATCTATGGATCTTACCTATGGATCTTGGGTCCATAAATCCAGAATCCAACTGTGAAGAGTTTAGAGAAATATAAATATTAGCATCATAGCTCAAATCGCAGGACTTTCTTTACCACTGTGAAATGAGTAATATTTTATAACATttatcagttaagaacaaattcttattttcaatgacggcgtgCCTatccaggggcagaacgacagatttgtaccttgtcagctcagagatatGAACCTTCCAGTTGCAAACCTTCCAGTTGCAAGTctaccgctctaaccactgggcttgCTGCCGCCCAGTCTAGTGTACATATAAATTATGGGTCAAAACCATAAACATAAATGCTAGAATTGATAAGTATATCAATGCGCTGGTAAACGGATTAAATGAACTTTACTCAAAAAACAATGCGCTAGATAAACTCAAGAAATTGTAACTTTTCTTGGATAAACTCGCTCGGCAAAGGTGTTCGAACGACGCAAGCTCTCGAGCGAGAACAGCGCAGGTAAAGTTAGTTGGCGCCATTTGACAGTAGTTGCTGTTCCTTTCATACTAATCGGATGCTTGAAAACAAGGATGGAATTGAAGGGTTTGGGTACTTGCCAGTTGAGACAGCAATGTCTACGAGGCCGGTAACATTCGGTTTGAAAATATACAATTTCACTAGTTTTGCACTTCTTCTAATTGTCCAGTCAAAATAGTAGCCTTAGGCTAACAGGCTAGATTAATTTCCATTCCTGCTCGCAAATTTCTGTAACAATCTAGATAGCAAGCCAACCAAAACGATTTAGAGAAAGGTTGCACTTGGATGAAGTGGAGCAGGAGGCCATAAAAAAGATCTAATTCTACGAGtaaatggaaacaacaacaaaaagactaATCGTTGTTACCAGCAACTTGCCAATTTGCAGCCAGGCTAAACCTGTAACCTTAGATAGCTAATGTAACAACCAAAAACCACAGATGAATATGATTATATTAACATATGGAAAACGGCTTAaattggttaggggctcgtaagcaagcatttcactgtaaggtctacaccagcTGTATTCGCCGCATGTGACTAATGCAATTTGATATATCTTATAATTTATGTTATATTAACTTAGTTATGTCTCAAAATTAAGTATATCAAACGTTAGTCAACTTTCTCAGTGCATCCAGTAAAGACAACCACATACCTCGCTTGCTAACTAGCTACATAGGCAATACAATTCACTTTTTTTGTGTGTAATTTCAGCATCACCGATGCAGGATGTGATGACAGGATTACTTTTTTGGAATGAAATGAGGATGATACATTGGTATACATTGTGCATCAAAAATATAACTTGTAAATCACCATTCATTTTATTATAGATTTCAGTCAAGGAATACAGAGACAAAATATGAGGGACGTTACTCAAAATACAAGAAAATGTTGTCGCTAAATGAACACATACTAATAGCATACGTTAACCTTGTAGCACACTTGTAAATGTGTGAGGCTTGATAAAATCATTGCTTTGTTCTGTCACATACTTATGTGGTGGCTCCCATGATATGAATAAGTAAATTAAGAATATATTTTTCATCTTTACAGGTATTCATGGGAAAAGAGGAAAAAACTATGTGTCAAGTGTATAATCTGTAAATTGTCCCTAGCTGGTCATGGCATATGGGAGAACAAACTCATACTGATCAGTCACAATTCAAATGATTCAAAAAAGTCTGTTTTATATAGCAATACCAATATTGCTCAATTGATAGATTTACATAATACTTTGGCAACCCTTCAGCTCAGCTAAAAGATGCTTAAAACATAGATACCACACCGTGTAACAGGCTTGACACTACCTTAAACTAATTACATACAACATGAGCTACTATTTGCAAAATCTTAATAAAGGCCTGTACATTATTTTATTGGGACCATGAATCAACCAGACAGACGTTCTCACAGGTTTCTTTCGTCTTTTCATAAATGGGAGTGTAAAGACAAAATATGCAGTTATTAGTTGCTTTGAGGATAATTTCTCACTAACATATCGACTAGGGTACAGTAGCAAACAGATTTAGAAATTGCCTCTCTAAGAGATGAAACCAAGGAGGCAGGACATTACAAACATATACTGTAGGTGTCTTAAGAACTGCACTAAAAGGTGTGATTCAGATTCAAACAGGTACATTTATAGAATTGAGATTACCATGAAATTAAAAGTAATTAATTGAAGAGAAAGTTTGAGACTGAGACATTTCCTAGACCTGCTGAAAAGAATTAGTATTCCTCACACACTTTGAACCATTTTCAAAAGGATGAGTATCCTTAAAACTGGAGGGGAAAATAGTGAGAGAAAACAATGCTTAAGATAGACAGACCATCTCAAACAATCACAGATATAACAGACCGAGTGAGATGTTGCTGCACTAATGCTGCAAGAAGGAGGGTGGGGCGGAGTGTTATtgacagggtgtgtgttgtgGGGTTGTACTGGTGCTGCTCTGTCTAGCCATTCTGATCGTCCTGTGTTTGTTGGGGTGTTTGGAGGGGCACTGCGGCGTCCCCATTACACCGTTGCAGGGGATCTGCCTCTGGCTCATCAGGAGTGATGATGGCGGGTGAATTCTGTGAGTCAGGGACCTGGAGGGTGACCGAGGCCTCTGTGCTGACAGGGGTGCCCTCAGGAGCATCAGCTGAGGGTACAGGAGTGTTGCTGGAGGTGACAGGGCATGTAGAGCCCCCTGGAACCGGGCTGGAGGCCCCTGAGTCCCTCTGTTCTGGAGCTCGAAGCCTCTTCATCATTGTTGTGACCCGTACAGCTTTCTGTGGAAGAGCAAGACCATAGAAAGATATTTTTTAGAATGCTATCATGTAAGTGAAGAATCTGTGCAGTGAATGAATAGAACTTCATATGcacaacattcagacattatgcAGTGCAGCCAAGTTACACAATGATTGTAAAAAGTACAAAAAAAAGGTTTGTTTGACAGAAAGGAAGAATACCTTCCACTTGGCTTTGGCAAAGTTCTTTTCAATTTGCCCACACACTCCATCCCTGATGTTCTTATTGGACGCTGCATTCCCAGAAATCCTGAAACAAGGGACAGGCAAACAGAAAACCAatcaaaacacatacacacactgcgaACTTAAGAAGAAAAATTGTTATGTATTTTAATCTTGGATCGAACCATACCATTCATGGTTGATGGCCTCCTGTGCAGTCAGTCTTTGATCCTGCTCCACTTCCATCAGACTTGCCACCAGGCTTTTCGCTGTAcaacaaataaaaaaatggaatacaattgtatttgtcacgtgctgaaaacaacaagtgtagaccttactgtgataTGCTTACTTACTAGACCTTAACTAGCAATGGAGTTAAGAaacatatttactaaataaactaaagtaaaaaaataaaagagtaacaataacgaggctatatacagggggtaccggtaccgagtcactgtgtgggggtacaggttagtcgaggtatttGTACacatcttctctttctctcttctggtGCAACAGAAGTAGACACTCCTAAAAACATTCCTTCTCCCATCTACTGGTTTCTAAATGTGCTACGTAGTACTGCATTTTGATTTGATCTCGAATTATAGTGTTTTATACCTGAGTCAGAGATATCATCCCAGTACGGTGAGTCAAACTCATAGTCTCCTGACAGAATCTTGAGGAAAAGATTCTTGTCGTGATTATCATAGTCGTCATCTTCCATTTCGTCATAGAAAGGGGGGTTTCCAGACAGGCTGGAGAAAGAAAACAAGACATAGTTGATAGTCACCTGAGATGGACGATAACACAAGTACTGTATGGGCAAGACACTGTAAACTCTAGTGAACTGAGGTGATAGAGAACACTCACAGAATATACACAATGACCCCGATGGCCCAGCAGTCCACTGGCCTTCCATACCTCTGACGTCCCACCACCTCAGGAGCTGCAGTAAGACACACACAATCCAATATTCATGAATAGAAAATTGGAATGCTCAGGAGGTAGCAACATAGTATATAGCTCTCAAGTTGTCCAAACACCATTACTGTCATGTCAAACCCATTTGCCCCCATATGTCTATGATCTGCCCCATTCCCTCACCAAGGTACTCTGGGGTTCCACAGGGGTCCTTGATGAGTCCGTTCTCCAGCTTGGCCAGGTGGAAGTCACTGATTACTATTTTGGAGTGCTTCAGGCGATTGAAGTACACCAAGTTCTCCAGCTGTGTGAAACAAAACAAAGTGTATGTCTGAATAGATATTTTTGGTATGTAGAAATAATGACAAAAATATACATAATTGGCAGGTTGGACAATTACTCAGGGTGCCATATAATTAATGTTCTTTTAATGCAGAGGGAAAAGTAGCTACCGTAATTTCcagactataagccgctactttattcccacgctttgaaccttgcggtttatacaatgacgcggctaatttatggatttttcccgctttcacaagattcatgtcgccaaaaaactgagcaccgtcacataatgtgacgtaaatcgagcgtgctcaaacttcccatcattctgattacggtagtcattttgtcaccctcatcatggcaaagacacggagaaatgcatatgatgcagctttcaagttgaaggcgatcgatctggctgttggaaaaggaaatagagctgctgcacgggagcttggccttaatgagtcgatgataagacgttggaaacagcagcgtgaggaactgactcagtgcaaaaagacaacaaaagctttcagagggaagaaaagcagatggccgaaagtatttgcagccactcgacatcagtgtaaatcgtgaaTTTAAGGTGGAGCTCcatgttcagtgggaggcttggatgacaagtggggagaaatccttcactaaaacgggccacatgcgaagagcaacttatggtcaagtctgccagtgggtcctgacagcgtggagcattgtcaaaaaatcactttcatcaacgggtttcgaaaggctggactgctgcgtgttgaaggggcagcatgagctcagcggggaaTTTGCACGCCGGATGAAAGTGatgagagcgacaatgaaaacgatccaacatcggatgaagcaattctgaggcttttcaactccgacaccgaaggagatgacttcagtggtttcagtgcacaggaggaggaaggtagtgaccaatgactttcttggtagacTACTGTTTACTGCTATTTTAATcttttttgttacaagccgtgtttcgttaaagcctatttatttttgttacaagccatgtttcgtttaaaggctgtgtaaagttaatttgGTTCAATGTActggtaggcacctgcggcttatagatatgtgcggcttatttatgtacaaaatacatattttttataattcagtgggtgcggctTATATTCAGGTGTGCTTAATAGTCCAGAAATTGTGGTACATTTCTTATTTCTAATGCTGCCACCCGACTGAGTGGCCTATGGTGTAATAACCTCTATGAAACACCAGATGGGAgcagtgtgctgtgtgtgtgcgcagtaTACCTTGAGGTTCCTGTGGACGATTCTCTGGGAGTGCAGATAGGCCACGGCTTCCAACACCTGTCTGACAACGTTGCTGGTGTCCCTCTCCGAATAGTAGCCTTGGTCTAAGATCCAGTCAAAGACCTCTCTGCCTGTagctctgcagagaagaacatCCAGAGAAAACCAGTCATGTGTCGTATTTCTAAATTGTACTCTAGGCCTCTCGCAACATTCAAGAAGTAAAAATCAACTCTCAGATGAGTTTACTAAAATGAGATTCTCCAGGAGAATATGGAAAATTGACATTTCACACAGGGGTTGAGAAAGAGAGTATGCATTGGCAAGTCTGTAGGACGTAGATACACTCCCTAATGGTGTAATCATTGGAACGGAACCATGATGACTTCAAGAGAACAAATAAAAAGCCCTAACCAATGTCACTCAATAACCTCCAATAACACTCACAGCTCCAGAAAGAGGAAGTATTCCTTTCTAGTTTCAAAGACATCAACCAGCTGGAGGATGTTATGATGTTTAACCctgtgaaagagggagggagacacagatgGAAACAGAAAAACAAAGTCATATATTGAGCAATTTTAAACCAAGATTAACTAGAAATCATTAAGACATAACATTTGATCAAATGTATTAGTATTTTAATGATTTAATAACCATTAGAAAATTGGACCATTTCCCATTCAAGTTCAATTCAGATGAAATGCCTACTCATGCATTGAATAAAATCAGTATAGACAAAAATGGACATTACTTGTGATATTGTATGAGTGACTTGATATTTTGATCTGTATGGAAAGTGGACCATTTCCAATTCCCGTGAAACTTGGATGAATTAATTCAACCTAGAGATCGGTCTCATTACAGCAGTAAACTAACGTGTGCTAATAAGACATTTGATTTGGTCTTTCAAGGAATTTTGATTGGCATATTCTATTAAAATTTTTTAAGTTAATGTCTAAATTAATTTAATCACCTAAGTATTTTAATTACatttgaatatatatttttttcaattacAGATTGGGGTCTGTGACTCTTTCATTACAGGTCCTACTCCATGCTAATTTCAGACTAGACTGCTAAAGAGATATTGCGTTACTGTAACTAGAAAAGGTACATTTCCTTTGCTTGCTTCAGAGTTTATGGTAGTCAAAGAACTTTCCATTGTTAAAGGCTAATGGAGAATTCAAGCTGAACAGGAGTGGTGTTATGGGAACGTAATGGGGATGTTATGGGAACAGTATGTGTAACTTCAGTAATTAGTAACAGGTATTAAGTCATTTGTAGTTAACTACCTCTATGGTGTTTTTTCCATTTCAATTGCATAAATGTGACATTTTAACAAAATGCTTAATGCATTTTGGTATCCTTTATGTTCTGCTAGCAAACGGGGAATTTTGGAGATTTTTTGTTTGTTGATGACCTACGCGGAACATTAATtaaactaccaacaggacattcaaaactgtaatatcttgtgcttcaaggagtcgtggctgaacgatgacattatcaacatacagctggctggttttACGCTGTATCGGCAGAATAGAATAGCGGCGCCTGGTAAAACAAGTGGCTGCGGACTATGTATTTtagtaaataacagctggtgcatgatatctaaggaaatctcaaggttttgctcgcctgagttagtgtggtctacagcttatcatgagatactctatctacctagagagttatctgtatttttcgtagctgtctacataccaccacagactgatgcaggcactaagaccgcactgaaTGAGCtctattccgccataagcaaacag
Proteins encoded in this window:
- the LOC124003592 gene encoding caM kinase-like vesicle-associated protein — protein: MPFGCLTLGEKKDYNNPSEVTDKYDLGQIVKSEEFCEIFRAKDKNTLKMFTCKKFLKKDGRKVRKAAKNEILILKMVKHHNILQLVDVFETRKEYFLFLELATGREVFDWILDQGYYSERDTSNVVRQVLEAVAYLHSQRIVHRNLKLENLVYFNRLKHSKIVISDFHLAKLENGLIKDPCGTPEYLAPEVVGRQRYGRPVDCWAIGVIVYILLSGNPPFYDEMEDDDYDNHDKNLFLKILSGDYEFDSPYWDDISDSAKSLVASLMEVEQDQRLTAQEAINHEWISGNAASNKNIRDGVCGQIEKNFAKAKWKKAVRVTTMMKRLRAPEQRDSGASSPVPGGSTCPVTSSNTPVPSADAPEGTPVSTEASVTLQVPDSQNSPAIITPDEPEADPLQRCNGDAAVPLQTPQQTQDDQNG